The region taacacacatcacacttacatcgccatacacacactgtccaacacacatcacacttacatcgccatacacacactgtccaacacacatcacacttatatggccatacacacactgtccaacacacatcacacttacATCGCCATACACATACTgtccaacacacatgcacacccaaaGCAACCAATGTACATAACGCTCCTTGTCAATACTCTACTGATATTACGGTGAGATTATTTAACAATAAACTCTATAGTTCTGATAAACAGTAGAAAAAAAGAACAGAGAAGTTAACACATTTTATTGAATTAGAGGTTTATCACATCACTCTCCCAAACAGTAAGATTTAAATTACAGATTTAAGATTTAAATTAAAGTATATACAACATTTCTTTATGACATCTGTCAAGCATTAaagctgttttttcttttttttttcctgtggtATAAATGGGTTGTTGTCATTTCTCTGCATTTACACCACATCCAAATAAATCTGTCACATTGTTAAAAACAACTCCAAAAAATTAGATATTCAGAAATAAATCATATCTGTTGTGCTTGAGTGGGTTCAGATGTGCTTTTGCTCTAAGCCACCCCTGTTGctgttgtttctctctctctctctctctctctctctctgatgcgTGCTCTGAGATGTAAAGTAGACTCAGCCGTTGCCATGGAGGCCTCTAGTAATGGGACCTGTGGCACGTGTCACAGCGACAAGCCTTCGCCGTCAGGATCTCAATGTCATAGCGATCGTCGTGGTAGTTTTGGGCGCATTCCATGCGAACTTTGACCTGAGGAAAGACAGAAGGAACCTTTGATATCATAACTTTATTGCGAAACATTTTTTACGGCTACGTGCCTGTGTGTAGCTTCATCCTGGGTGCTGAATTAACTTGTACTGTTTATAAGAGTCCAGATGGATGAAAGTCGTAGGTGTTAAATCAACGTTGGGGATCTTGCAGTGTGGGTGGCATAGTTATGACAGGAACCTCGTGGTGCCGATCACGCCACTGTGCTCTTTACTGTATGAACGACGGCCGGTTTCAGTCAGCCGTCATTGGGGGGGGTGTTCGGTCGGAGTCTGTCTGCAGTACCTTTGCCATCTGCCTGATGGTGCAGCAgcgtgaggtggaggtgatgatgtGGGAGAAGTTGGTGGCCAGCAGGATGGAGTAGCGGGAGGGGAAGGCGCTGGAGTCGCAGTAGCCCACGCAGGCGTACACGGTGCGGCCGCCCTGACACGTGCCCCGCCGGTCACTCCTGATGGTCACGTTAAAcgctgcgagagagagagagagagagagagagagagagaagggcggACGATCGTGAATACGAGTCCGGCATCAGCATCGTCTCTCTGACATCTTATGTGCTGAAGTAGCAATAGAAATAgtagaaattgtgtgtgtgtgtgtgtgtgtgtgtgtgtgtatacgtacgGTACAGGTGGCATCCTGGGCGCATTGCATCAAGGCTCCAGTTGAATGGTAacagcagcaccagcagcactAGTAGCAGGGTCACGgatgggtcagaggtcacaggccGCGCCATGGAAACAGTAGCCTGCTTGGAGCACAGAAGCAACATGGGGCACATGCTCTAACGTACTCTAACGTGGATGTTTGCCTCAGTTACATTTGCAGTCACAGATAGATTTTGTAATGTCTAATAGATAACGTCACGGTTATTTAATCTTCCAGCTAACTCATCCTTATTTGTAAATGGGCCTGGATGTCTGTCAGGACTTCAGGACTTGTGTGACGGAGGGAGTTTACATGCTGGACTTTCACAATGATGCCACTGAGGTCAACATCGCTGACGATACTGACAAAACAGACGTTATTCTTCCATCTGAGACACATGCAGACTTTCTCTGAACTCAGTGTTTCATGGTTGTAATACAAGATATACTCACTACCATGAATGAAACTCACTCTCATTCTAAAATACTAACATAAGGCATTGCAAATATAGTTCTTCCAACAGTTCAAAATTGTGCATTTGCCTTGAGACACCACTAGTGGGCATCACATTGCGTTGTCAGCTAGGCCTCTCACTCTCCTGATGACTAAGGGCTCCATGAAGTGATTTGTTGCTTGGATTTAAGCACCTGATTCTCTGACTGTATTAACTTTAAACTTCTTTGGAGTACTATCCACCCAAAAAGTAACTTTTCTTAACATTAATGGATTGCATATTGAACCAATAACAATATTTAAGTCTTTCTTCTAAATTAACTTATTTCCAACAAGCTATTTGAATAGGCAGTCATATGACATGCAATAAATTAATTAACAAGCCCAGAATGACAATAACAAATatatgaaaatattttcaatgacacAAAATCATGACAGAGTTTAGTCCTACTCGTTCCTAAGCACAGAAATGATTTTCATGCATTTGCACAAGTAAAATCGAAAAACACGCAGAGGAATATAACAGCACAATAAATCATGACGTGAACTTTTCTAAAGTAAAGGTGAGCAGGCTACAAGTAACGCAGACTTCCATTTACCTGTTGGTGTGGCTCTTgggtgatgcaggtgtgtgaaggtgcgtggggagtgtgtgtgcatgcactgaGAGCTCTCTATGCCTCTCTATATAAGCGCTACAGGTAAAAGTTAGCCTTCACTTTCCCACCTGGTCCCACCCACTTGCTCCCCTTCCCTCAGGTTCAGTGTGCGTATGCAATAAAACCCTC is a window of Brachyhypopomus gauderio isolate BG-103 chromosome 14, BGAUD_0.2, whole genome shotgun sequence DNA encoding:
- the gpha2 gene encoding glycoprotein hormone alpha-2 translates to MATVSMARPVTSDPSVTLLLVLLVLLLPFNWSLDAMRPGCHLYPFNVTIRSDRRGTCQGGRTVYACVGYCDSSAFPSRYSILLATNFSHIITSTSRCCTIRQMAKVKVRMECAQNYHDDRYDIEILTAKACRCDTCHRSHY